The DNA sequence ATCGGCAGCGGAGCCCGCGACCTCGACCCGGCACTGCGCCGGGACGGGGCCGGGCTGTTTCTGGTCGGGGCCGCCATCGTCGTCGCGGCCGAGTTCTGGTGGGGTCTGCCGGCGCCGGTCGGGCCGGCCATCCATATCGGTGTCACCAGCGTGATCGGCACCCTCGCGTTCGCCGCCCCGATCTTCCTCGGCGGGATGGCCTGGCGGACCCTGCGTCACCCCGACCGCAACGGTCCGGGCGGCCGGCAGGCGATCGGCTGGACGGCGGTCGCGCTCGGGCTGCTCGGACTGGTCAACATCGCCCACGGGCTGCCGCGCCCCGACGCTCCCGAGCAGCTGCGCAGCGCCGGTGGAGTGCTCGGCTTCATCTCCTCCAGCCTGCTGGTGGACCTGCTGTCGCGCTGGGTCGCGGTGCCGCTGCTGGTGCTGATCCTGCTGTTCGGTCTGCTGGTCGTCGTCGGGATACCGCTGCACGAGATGCCGGAGCGGTTCCATGCGTTCCGTGACCGGTTGCCGCGCCGGCACCTGGTGATCGAGGGCGAGGTCGTCAACGAGCTCGAGTACGGCGTCGACGAGGCCTACGACACCCCGGTGGTGGAGGACAAGCCACGACGCAGGCGCAAGAGCCTGCCCAGCGGCAGCGTAGATGTTGAGCCGGCAGAGCAGACCCCCACCGATCCGGCCGACACTGACGCCGCCGAGCTGACGCCGTTCGACAGCGCCGGCGGGGACGCCGACCTCGACGCGGACAGCGAGGTCGGTGGTCCGCGCAAGCCGATCACGGCCGGGCTGCCGCCGGGGGTCACTGTTCACGGCGAGAACGAGCCGCTCGAAGCGCCGATGCACACACCCATCCCGCAACGGGTCGAGCAGCTCCAGCTGTCGGGCGATGTCCAGTACACGCTGCCGGACGCCCTGCAGCTCAAGGAAGGCACCGTCCACAAGGCACGTACCGAGGCCTCCGACGCGGTGGTGCACCGACTCACCGGCGTGCTCGAGCAGTTCGAGATCGACGCCACCGTGACCGGCTACAGCCGTGGCCCCACCGTCACCCGCTACGAGGTCGAGCTGGGTCCGGCCGTCAAGGTCGAGAAGGTGACCGCGCTCAGCAAGAACATCTCCTACGCCGTGGCCAGCAACGAGGTTCGGATCCTGTCACCGATCCCGGGCAAGTCCGCGATCGGGATCGAGATCCCCAACACGGACAAGGAGGTGGTCTCACTCGGCGACGTGCTGCGCTCCAGCAAGGCCCGCAACGACCACCACCCGATGACCGTGGGCCTGGGCAAGGACGTCGAGGGCGGTTTCGTGGTGGCCAACCTGGCCAAGATGCCGCACCTGCTGGTGGCCGGTGCCACCGGTTCCGGCAAGTCCGTCTTCGTGAACTCCATGATCACCTCGATCATGATGCGGGCCACCCCCGACGAGGTGCGGATGCTGCTGGTCGACCCGAAGCGGGTGGAGCTGACCGCGTACGAGGGCATCCCGCACCTGGTCACGCCCATCATCACCGCCCCGAAGAAGGCCGCCGAGGCGCTGCAGTGGGTGGTGCGCGAGATGGACATGCGCTACGACGACCTGGCGGCGTTCGGCTTCCGGCATGTCGATGACTTCAACAAGGCTGTCCGGGCCGGTTCGGTGAAACCGCCGGAGGGGTCGGAACGGGTACTCGTGCCCTACCCGTACCTGCTGGTGATCATCGACGAGCTCGCCGACCTGATGATGGTGGCGCCTCGGGACGTGGAGGACTCCATCGTCCGGATCACCCAGCTGGCGCGGGCGGCCGGCATCCATCTGGTGCTGGCCACCCAGCGTCCCAGCACCGACGTGGTAACCGGTCTGATCAAGGCCAACGTGCCCAGCCGGCTCGCCTTCGCCACCTCGTCGATGACCGACTCCCGGGTGATCCTGGACCAGCCCGGAGCCGAGAAGCTCGTCGGCCAAGGTGACGGGCTGTTCCTGCCGATGGGCGCCGGCAAGGCGATCCGGATCCAGGGCGCCTGGGTGACCGAGAACGAGGTCCGCACCGTCGTGTCCCACGTCACCCAACAGCTCAAGCCGATGTACCGGGAGGACCTGGTCGCACCTGCCGAGTCGTCCACCAAGGTCGCCGAGGACATCGGCGACGACCTCGACCTGGTGCTGCAGGCGGTGGAGCTGGTCGTCACCCTGCAGCTGGGGTCCACCTCCATGCTCCAACGCAAGCTCCGGGTGGGCTTTGCCAAGGCCGGCCGGCTGATGGACATCCTGGAGACCCGTGGGATCGTGGGTCCGTCGGAGGGCTCGAAGCCGCGCGAGGTGCTGGTGAAGGCCGACGAGCTGGAGGATGTGCTGTCCAACCTGCGGGCCGGCTGACCGGTCTGTCGTGCGCAGCGCTGCCTCGGCGCGCGAGGGTCAGTAGAGTAGGGGCGCCATGACTGCACACACCACCGCCCCCGCCGATCTGTTGTCGGTCCATCTGGTCACCCTCGGCTGCGCCCGCAACGAGGTCGACTCCGAGGAGCTCGCTGCACGGCTGGAGCTCGGCGGCTTCCGGCTGGTCGACGACCCGGAGACTGCCGACGCGGTGATGGTGAACACCTGCGGCTTCGTGGAGGCGGCCAAGAAGGACTCGGTCGACACGCTGCTCGCTGCGGCCGACCTGAAGTCGGCGAATCCGAAGCCCGGGGGCGGCCCACGGGCCGTTGTCGCCGTGGGGTGCCTGGCCGAGCGGTACGGCAACGAGCTGGCTGAGTCGTTGCCGGAGGCGGATGCGGTGCTCAGCTTCGACGACTACACCTCGGTGGCCGAGCGGCTGCAGTCGATTCTGGCCGGCGAACAGCACACAGCCCACGTGCCGCGTGACCGACGTCGACTGCTGCCGCTGTCGCCGATCGACCGAGCCGCCGCCGCTGGTGCGGTACCCGGTCACGCCAGTGCGCCGGACCTGCCCACCGGGTTGGGCCCGGCCAGCGGCCCACGTGCGACCCGGAGGCGGCTGGACGGTGGCCCGAGCGCGCCGCTGAAGCTGGCCTCCGGCTGTGACCGCCGCTGCTCCTTCTGCGCCATCCCGACCTTCCGGGGTGCGTACGTCTCGCGACCGCCGGCGGACGTGGTGGCCGAGGCACACTGGCTCGCTGGTCAGGGGGTCCGCGAGGCCTTCCTGGTGAGCGAGAACTCATCTTCCTACGGCAAGGACCTCGGCGACATCCGGCTGCTGGAGAAGGTGCTCGGCCAGCTCGCCGAGGTGGATGGTCTGGACTGGGTACGGGTCTCCTACCTGCAGCCGGCGGAAATGCGCCCGTCACTGGTCGAAGCCATCGCCGGCACAGCCAAGGTGGTGCCGTACTTCGACCTGTCCTTCCAGCACGCGTCCGGTCCGGTCCTGCGGCGGATGCGCCGCTTCGGTGACGCCGAGTCGTTCCTCACCCTGATCGCGTCGATCCGGGCGCTGGCACCGACCGCCGGCATCCGGAGCAACGTCATCTGCGGTTTCCCGGGCGAGAGCGAACACGATGTCGACATCCTGACCCAGTTCCTGACGGACGCCGGACTGGACGCGATCGGCGTCTTCGGCTACTCCGACGAGGACGGCACCGAGGCGGCGACCCTGCCCGGACAGCTGCCGCCGGATGAGATCGAGGCGCGCCGGGCCCAGTTGGCGGACCTGGCCGACGAGCTGGTCGGGCAACGCGCCGAGGAACGGATCGGGGAGCGGCTCACGGTGCTGGTCGAGGAGGTCGACCTCGAGCAGGGCATCGTCGTCGGCCGGGCCGAGCACCAGGGCCCCGAGGTGGACGGGAGCGTCGAGATCAGCTGCCCGGATGCCGAACTACCTGGCGTGGGCGCACTGGTCCTGGCCGAGGCTGTCGGCTCCCAGGGCGCCGACCTGGTGGCCGAGCTGCGCGAAGTGCGCCATGGCTGACCGCACCGCCGGCGGTGCGCTCGGTGGTGGCGCAGTCGACCAGCCCGCTCCGGAGACCACGCCGTGGAACATCCCGAACGCGCTGACCGCGTTCCGCATCCTGCTGGTGCCGGTGTTCGCGTGGATGCTGCTGGCCCACCCGGAGGACGCAGGCTGGCGGCTGGCGACTGCGGCTGTCTTCACCCTGGCCATCCTGACCGACAGTCTGGACGGTCATCTGGCGCGCAGGCACAACATCATCACCAAGTTCGGCAAGCTGGCTGACCCGATCGCTGACAAGGCGCTGACCGGGATGGCGTTCATCGGTCTCAGCATCGTCGGTGAACTGTGGTGGTGGGTGACGATCCTGATCCTGGTCCGGGAGTGGGGCATCACCGTGATGCGCTTCGTGGTGCTCCGCTACGGGGTGATGGCCGCCGGGCGGGGCGGCAAGGTCAAGACCGTGCTGCAGTCGATCGCCCTGATCCTGTTCCTGCTGCCGCTGCCCGGATGGTCGCTCGGCGTGGCCTGGGTGGTGATGGCGTTGGCGTTCCTGGTCACGATGGTGACCGGCGTCGACTACGTACGCGAGGCCCTCAAGCTGCGGCGGGACGCGACCGCGGACTCGAGATGAGCCAACCGTGGATGGGCGGGTCCTACGACGTCGCCGCGCGTGTGTTGACGCTGCTGAAGGAGCGGGCCGAGACGCTGGCAACCGCCGAGTCGCTGACCGGCGGACTGATCGGTGACCTGATCACCTCCGTACCGGGGGCGTCCACGGTCTATCGGGGTGGCGTGATCACCTACGCCACCGAGCTGAAGACGGTGCTGGCCGGCGTCAGCCCGCAGACCCTGACGGCTCATGGCCCGGTGGCCGAGGACACGGCGGCCGAGCTGGCCTACGGCGCCGCACAGCGCTGCCGGGCCGACTGGGGCATCGCCGCCACCGGGGTCGCCGGCCCGGACCGTCAGGACGGGCAGCCGGTGGGGACCGTCTTCGTGGCAGCCGCACACCCGGCCGGGGGTGACGACCAGGTGTGGGTGGAACGCCTGTCGCTGTCCGGCAGCAGAGCCGAGATCAGGCGGGCGGCAGCGGTCGAAGCGCTCAGTCTGCTGGAGCGCAGTGTGGGAATGTGCCGGTCGATCCCGGACGTTATGTGAGAGGTGCATACGCCCTGTGGGTGCGGGTGGGTACAGTTTCCTCTATGAATCAGGTGGAGCCGATGAAGCCGGTGCTCGTGCGTGAGCTGAT is a window from the Microlunatus panaciterrae genome containing:
- a CDS encoding FtsK/SpoIIIE family DNA translocase: MATRASSPPRTRTTSSTSRTGSNPRSSGSNKTSQNTRAAAPRSGQQRRPQSRGKAQPRKRQPVRQQRPSVLSSLGRGLVAVWLGIAHAVGAAIRGIGSGARDLDPALRRDGAGLFLVGAAIVVAAEFWWGLPAPVGPAIHIGVTSVIGTLAFAAPIFLGGMAWRTLRHPDRNGPGGRQAIGWTAVALGLLGLVNIAHGLPRPDAPEQLRSAGGVLGFISSSLLVDLLSRWVAVPLLVLILLFGLLVVVGIPLHEMPERFHAFRDRLPRRHLVIEGEVVNELEYGVDEAYDTPVVEDKPRRRRKSLPSGSVDVEPAEQTPTDPADTDAAELTPFDSAGGDADLDADSEVGGPRKPITAGLPPGVTVHGENEPLEAPMHTPIPQRVEQLQLSGDVQYTLPDALQLKEGTVHKARTEASDAVVHRLTGVLEQFEIDATVTGYSRGPTVTRYEVELGPAVKVEKVTALSKNISYAVASNEVRILSPIPGKSAIGIEIPNTDKEVVSLGDVLRSSKARNDHHPMTVGLGKDVEGGFVVANLAKMPHLLVAGATGSGKSVFVNSMITSIMMRATPDEVRMLLVDPKRVELTAYEGIPHLVTPIITAPKKAAEALQWVVREMDMRYDDLAAFGFRHVDDFNKAVRAGSVKPPEGSERVLVPYPYLLVIIDELADLMMVAPRDVEDSIVRITQLARAAGIHLVLATQRPSTDVVTGLIKANVPSRLAFATSSMTDSRVILDQPGAEKLVGQGDGLFLPMGAGKAIRIQGAWVTENEVRTVVSHVTQQLKPMYREDLVAPAESSTKVAEDIGDDLDLVLQAVELVVTLQLGSTSMLQRKLRVGFAKAGRLMDILETRGIVGPSEGSKPREVLVKADELEDVLSNLRAG
- the rimO gene encoding 30S ribosomal protein S12 methylthiotransferase RimO — protein: MSVHLVTLGCARNEVDSEELAARLELGGFRLVDDPETADAVMVNTCGFVEAAKKDSVDTLLAAADLKSANPKPGGGPRAVVAVGCLAERYGNELAESLPEADAVLSFDDYTSVAERLQSILAGEQHTAHVPRDRRRLLPLSPIDRAAAAGAVPGHASAPDLPTGLGPASGPRATRRRLDGGPSAPLKLASGCDRRCSFCAIPTFRGAYVSRPPADVVAEAHWLAGQGVREAFLVSENSSSYGKDLGDIRLLEKVLGQLAEVDGLDWVRVSYLQPAEMRPSLVEAIAGTAKVVPYFDLSFQHASGPVLRRMRRFGDAESFLTLIASIRALAPTAGIRSNVICGFPGESEHDVDILTQFLTDAGLDAIGVFGYSDEDGTEAATLPGQLPPDEIEARRAQLADLADELVGQRAEERIGERLTVLVEEVDLEQGIVVGRAEHQGPEVDGSVEISCPDAELPGVGALVLAEAVGSQGADLVAELREVRHG
- the pgsA gene encoding CDP-diacylglycerol--glycerol-3-phosphate 3-phosphatidyltransferase, with protein sequence MADRTAGGALGGGAVDQPAPETTPWNIPNALTAFRILLVPVFAWMLLAHPEDAGWRLATAAVFTLAILTDSLDGHLARRHNIITKFGKLADPIADKALTGMAFIGLSIVGELWWWVTILILVREWGITVMRFVVLRYGVMAAGRGGKVKTVLQSIALILFLLPLPGWSLGVAWVVMALAFLVTMVTGVDYVREALKLRRDATADSR
- a CDS encoding CinA family protein; protein product: MSQPWMGGSYDVAARVLTLLKERAETLATAESLTGGLIGDLITSVPGASTVYRGGVITYATELKTVLAGVSPQTLTAHGPVAEDTAAELAYGAAQRCRADWGIAATGVAGPDRQDGQPVGTVFVAAAHPAGGDDQVWVERLSLSGSRAEIRRAAAVEALSLLERSVGMCRSIPDVM